A genomic segment from Bradyrhizobium sp. ISRA430 encodes:
- a CDS encoding ABC transporter permease subunit, whose amino-acid sequence MATSLHALRSAIAWSVHNREPSLLLAPAALLLGIFFFIPLAGLLSLSLLDPGPTFAHYQEFLGNPTNWIILARTFALATKVTLICLLLGYPLAFWIVSARTWVAAALLLAVVLSFFTSYLVRTYAWMVLLGRFGVINQLLMALGLTERPLDLIYNQFSVLVAMVYILMPYTVLVLTSVMRGIPLGLTRAAASLGASPVQNFWRVFFPLSAPGVIAAGLLVFVFALGFYITPALLGGPNTIVLPMQIDTYVNGTLNWPLAATAATVLLAVTLVFYSVSNYFVDSERLLSSRQGAAQSTISTVRHSTSGYVRLIDLATALARTVGNHIRFPTGVTRNWERAALGGKLLRGMSLILIAFLVSPILIIIPISFSSSRFLDFPPPSLSLQWYEAYFKSEAWVSATVQSLVVGIATALVSLAVGSAAAIALVRGSPRMRRIGYQLLLAPLIVPVIISAVALYFLFARLQLVNTSLALVIAHSIGAVPLVVLIVAASLQAQNVRLEHAAASLGASRIVTIWRIVLPPIRPALVVAGFFAFLASFDEVVLSLFVSGPNTKTLPVQMWSGIREEITPTIAAVSSLLIAFTVLIYAGVEAMRQVGERRGK is encoded by the coding sequence ATGGCCACCTCACTCCATGCCTTGAGATCGGCCATCGCGTGGTCGGTCCACAATCGCGAACCCTCGCTCTTGCTTGCTCCGGCTGCGCTCCTGCTCGGGATCTTCTTCTTCATCCCACTCGCTGGTCTTCTCTCTCTCAGCCTACTCGATCCCGGTCCGACCTTCGCGCATTACCAAGAGTTCTTGGGTAACCCAACGAACTGGATCATACTTGCCCGCACCTTCGCGCTGGCAACGAAGGTTACGCTGATCTGCCTTCTATTGGGATATCCACTCGCCTTCTGGATCGTCTCGGCGCGCACCTGGGTTGCCGCCGCGCTATTGCTTGCGGTTGTGTTGTCGTTCTTCACGAGCTACCTCGTGCGTACATATGCATGGATGGTGCTCCTCGGACGCTTTGGCGTTATCAACCAGTTATTGATGGCGCTCGGCCTTACCGAACGGCCCCTCGACCTCATCTACAATCAGTTCAGCGTGCTTGTAGCGATGGTCTACATCCTCATGCCGTACACGGTGCTGGTGCTCACGAGCGTAATGAGAGGGATTCCACTCGGTCTGACTCGCGCTGCTGCCTCGCTCGGAGCCTCTCCGGTCCAGAACTTCTGGCGCGTATTCTTTCCTTTGAGCGCACCGGGCGTGATCGCGGCCGGGCTGCTCGTTTTCGTATTCGCGCTTGGGTTCTATATCACGCCGGCGCTGCTCGGCGGTCCGAATACGATCGTACTGCCGATGCAGATCGACACTTATGTGAATGGAACTCTTAATTGGCCGCTTGCCGCCACCGCTGCTACCGTGCTCCTCGCAGTCACACTCGTGTTCTATTCAGTTTCTAACTATTTCGTCGATAGCGAACGCCTGTTGAGCTCTCGGCAGGGCGCTGCCCAATCAACAATCTCTACCGTTCGTCATTCAACCAGCGGTTATGTGCGGCTCATTGATCTCGCTACGGCTCTAGCGCGCACCGTCGGAAATCACATCCGCTTTCCGACTGGCGTCACCAGAAATTGGGAGCGTGCCGCGCTTGGTGGTAAGCTATTGCGAGGGATGAGCTTGATTCTTATTGCGTTCCTCGTCAGTCCCATCCTGATTATTATTCCGATCTCGTTCAGCTCTTCACGGTTCCTTGATTTTCCGCCTCCTAGCCTCTCACTACAGTGGTACGAGGCCTATTTCAAAAGCGAAGCTTGGGTCTCCGCCACCGTTCAGAGCTTGGTCGTCGGGATCGCTACCGCGCTTGTAAGTCTTGCCGTCGGTTCAGCAGCTGCGATAGCACTCGTGCGCGGCAGTCCGCGAATGCGCCGTATCGGGTACCAGCTTTTGCTCGCACCCCTGATCGTCCCGGTGATCATCAGTGCGGTGGCGCTCTACTTCCTCTTTGCGCGACTGCAACTCGTCAATACGTCTCTCGCGTTGGTGATAGCGCACAGCATCGGTGCCGTTCCGTTGGTGGTGCTGATCGTCGCCGCGAGCCTGCAGGCCCAGAACGTACGGCTTGAGCACGCTGCCGCGAGTCTCGGGGCCTCGCGCATCGTTACAATCTGGCGAATCGTGCTCCCACCCATCCGTCCTGCACTAGTAGTCGCCGGGTTCTTTGCTTTCCTGGCATCATTCGACGAGGTGGTATTGTCGCTCTTCGTAAGCGGACCGAATACCAAAACTTTGCCGGTCCAAATGTGGTCGGGAATTCGCGAAGAGATCACACCCACGATTGCAGCGGTTTCAAGCCTACTGATAGCGTTCACAGTCCTCATATACGCCGGCGTTGAGGCAATGCGCCAAGTGGGTGAGCGGCGGGGCAAATAA
- a CDS encoding Xaa-Pro peptidase family protein, which translates to MDFPYAEYRARLQRTQEEMAKHNLPVLLLHQPENILYLTGFYTTGYFSYHALAVPSRGDPVLILRDMEVPAARSTSWVKCHTIYADAADPVPVWLEAARRAVDGLGLAGGHVGVDEHSWFLTVERWKMLQAFLPKATLVREPRIVDHLRLIKSPREIDYLRSAARQVEVGMRAGIEAIGPGVTERVVAGAVFNALVSAGSGLPLSGIITSGNRTDLLHGDYSDRRLEQGDTVYFELQGIYQKYWARLMRTAVVGEPTGEQRRIAETIIRIQDEAIALMRPGTSADVVDRACRKPLLASGLRETYTNRAGYSLGLNYRPSAGEFIREFVPGVEWVIEPGMVFHMLMMAAGMGFSETVLVTDQGPERLTGMERKLFSRL; encoded by the coding sequence ATGGATTTCCCTTACGCAGAATATCGGGCACGCCTGCAGCGTACGCAAGAAGAGATGGCCAAGCATAATCTTCCCGTACTACTGCTGCATCAACCAGAAAACATCCTGTATCTGACAGGATTCTACACGACTGGCTATTTCTCTTATCATGCTTTAGCCGTCCCGAGCCGCGGCGACCCGGTGCTGATCTTGCGCGATATGGAAGTCCCGGCCGCGCGCAGCACGTCATGGGTAAAATGCCACACGATCTATGCAGACGCCGCCGATCCGGTCCCCGTTTGGCTCGAAGCGGCGCGAAGAGCGGTCGACGGTCTCGGCTTAGCAGGCGGACACGTTGGGGTGGATGAGCACTCATGGTTCTTGACGGTGGAACGGTGGAAGATGTTGCAGGCGTTCCTACCTAAAGCAACTCTCGTCAGAGAGCCGCGAATTGTCGATCACCTTCGGCTGATCAAATCGCCGCGGGAGATAGACTACTTGCGCAGCGCCGCCCGCCAAGTTGAAGTCGGCATGCGCGCTGGGATCGAGGCAATCGGCCCCGGCGTGACGGAGCGAGTGGTCGCCGGAGCCGTTTTCAATGCGCTCGTGAGCGCCGGATCGGGATTGCCCCTGAGCGGCATCATCACGTCCGGCAACCGAACGGATCTGCTTCACGGAGACTACTCCGATCGACGCCTAGAACAGGGCGACACAGTCTATTTCGAGCTCCAGGGGATCTATCAAAAGTATTGGGCTCGCTTAATGCGCACGGCGGTCGTGGGTGAGCCAACCGGCGAGCAGCGGCGCATCGCTGAGACAATCATCCGCATCCAAGATGAAGCAATAGCGCTAATGCGGCCCGGCACATCGGCCGACGTAGTCGACAGAGCTTGCCGCAAGCCGCTCCTGGCCTCTGGCCTTCGCGAAACATACACGAACCGCGCTGGCTATTCGCTTGGTCTGAATTATCGCCCCTCCGCCGGCGAGTTCATCCGGGAGTTTGTTCCAGGTGTGGAATGGGTAATAGAACCTGGGATGGTGTTCCACATGCTGATGATGGCAGCCGGCATGGGCTTCAGTGAGACGGTGCTGGTTACGGATCAAGGACCGGAACGCCTAACCGGAATGGAGCGCAAGCTCTTCTCGCGTCTTTGA
- a CDS encoding gamma-glutamyl-gamma-aminobutyrate hydrolase family protein has protein sequence MAKLARSVIGIVSNFDVEKDGYFCPVHYVRAIEATGALPIILPYVKAAEVAAVLDQITGLVLTGGGDFPTEFYGASPHPAVQRIIPERDNFEFALARSALDRSIPILGICRGMQILNVVAGGTIYPHTLDELTHAIDHRDGTPLDQTVHEVHLERDTQLWRLCGEQSSSFRVNSLHHQAIKRLAPDFVISARAADGIIEAIERPDRPFVIGVQWHPECMYESEPACRRLIDNFAKACDWIQREPARPSPPSRARS, from the coding sequence ATGGCTAAGCTCGCGCGCTCGGTAATAGGTATCGTCAGTAATTTCGACGTGGAGAAGGATGGCTACTTCTGTCCTGTCCATTATGTGCGCGCAATCGAGGCAACCGGCGCGCTTCCGATCATATTGCCTTATGTCAAAGCAGCTGAAGTGGCTGCGGTACTCGACCAGATTACCGGCCTCGTGCTTACTGGCGGTGGAGATTTTCCGACCGAATTCTATGGCGCATCTCCTCACCCGGCAGTTCAACGAATCATTCCAGAGCGCGACAACTTCGAATTCGCGCTTGCCCGTTCAGCGCTCGATCGGAGCATACCTATTCTCGGTATTTGCCGGGGAATGCAGATTTTGAACGTTGTAGCTGGAGGTACTATTTATCCTCATACCCTCGATGAGCTGACACACGCAATCGATCACCGCGACGGTACACCATTGGATCAAACCGTTCACGAGGTCCACTTGGAGCGCGACACGCAGTTATGGAGGCTCTGTGGCGAGCAATCGTCGTCCTTCCGAGTAAACAGCCTACACCATCAAGCCATCAAGCGGCTTGCTCCAGACTTCGTGATTTCCGCACGCGCCGCCGACGGAATTATTGAAGCAATCGAGCGGCCCGACCGACCTTTTGTAATCGGCGTACAGTGGCACCCAGAATGTATGTACGAAAGTGAGCCCGCTTGTCGTCGATTGATTGATAACTTTGCCAAAGCGTGCGACTGGATCCAAAGAGAGCCCGCACGGCCTTCGCCACCCTCGCGTGCGCGATCTTGA
- a CDS encoding MmgE/PrpD family protein gives MPVITELANFSSSYAANALPTGTRRTISLLTLDLIGAAAAGLRSQLADAARNSALESYGEGHINIWLTDKRSGVVGAAMANSAAASALDIDDGHRAAGGHAGAGVIPAALAVAQAIDASVSETMAAIALGYEIALRIASSRPAKTIDTLASGRWVGYGGAAATCRLLGLNATQTAHALAIAGSEAPIVFLGSTPKFEGSTIKEGIPPAVVAGVTAAYRARSGATGPLNLLDDNDRFTRDVLIGNLGSSWEVQNCYLKPYACCRYMHAAIDAILAMRQEGEKIRRLRIETFQQSMRLANERAPSTLEGGQYSFYFNCALAALYGWEALQPVQVERLTDARVLDLAARIELEPSPDFATAFPVGTPARVVMDQGKGPEEMVVLHPLGDVANPLSTDQIVAKFKNISRANIHPRWQDEILSALASLDTKGFPPLLAALSPPDNRYSTSQTRKLEPSA, from the coding sequence GTGCCAGTCATAACTGAACTCGCTAATTTCAGTAGCAGCTACGCAGCGAACGCATTGCCAACGGGTACTCGGCGGACAATCTCATTGCTCACGCTAGACCTCATCGGTGCTGCCGCTGCGGGTCTGCGATCGCAGCTAGCTGATGCGGCCAGAAACTCGGCACTGGAATCTTACGGCGAAGGCCACATAAACATTTGGTTGACAGACAAACGGTCTGGCGTCGTCGGAGCCGCGATGGCGAATAGCGCTGCGGCGAGCGCACTGGACATCGATGATGGTCATCGCGCCGCGGGGGGCCACGCCGGTGCAGGTGTTATTCCGGCAGCCTTGGCAGTGGCTCAGGCTATTGACGCCTCAGTTTCCGAAACGATGGCAGCGATCGCGCTTGGATACGAAATCGCCCTCCGAATCGCGAGCTCTCGTCCTGCTAAGACAATCGATACGCTCGCGAGCGGACGCTGGGTCGGCTATGGAGGTGCCGCCGCAACCTGCCGTCTCTTGGGCTTGAATGCAACGCAAACTGCTCACGCGTTGGCGATTGCTGGGTCGGAAGCACCGATCGTATTCTTGGGCTCAACCCCCAAGTTCGAGGGCAGCACGATCAAGGAGGGAATTCCTCCTGCTGTGGTTGCAGGTGTCACCGCCGCTTATCGCGCGCGGTCAGGCGCAACCGGCCCCCTTAATCTTCTTGATGACAATGATCGTTTCACGCGCGATGTCCTAATAGGCAATCTTGGCTCTTCGTGGGAAGTTCAAAATTGCTATTTGAAGCCATATGCATGTTGCCGCTATATGCATGCAGCTATCGATGCGATCCTTGCCATGCGTCAGGAAGGGGAAAAGATCCGGAGGCTGCGGATTGAGACGTTCCAACAATCGATGCGCCTCGCAAACGAGCGCGCCCCGAGCACCCTGGAAGGGGGGCAATACAGCTTCTACTTTAATTGTGCACTGGCCGCTTTATATGGTTGGGAGGCGCTACAGCCTGTTCAAGTTGAACGTCTTACTGACGCACGTGTACTCGACTTGGCTGCGCGTATCGAACTTGAGCCGTCGCCCGATTTTGCTACCGCGTTTCCAGTGGGAACGCCGGCCCGAGTCGTCATGGATCAGGGCAAAGGGCCGGAAGAGATGGTCGTCTTGCATCCCTTGGGAGACGTTGCAAACCCATTATCTACCGATCAGATCGTGGCGAAATTCAAGAACATCTCGAGAGCGAACATTCACCCGCGGTGGCAGGACGAGATCCTCTCGGCGCTCGCTAGCCTTGACACCAAAGGTTTTCCGCCCCTTCTAGCTGCCCTGTCGCCACCGGACAATCGATATTCGACATCTCAAACCCGCAAACTTGAACCTTCGGCTTAA
- a CDS encoding amidase, with protein MTNLTSIKAIAAALEDGSLSAVEIVENCIAAAERTNPSLRSFITVATDHALLQARKADARRRASRALGPLDGIPYAVKDMFETRGIRTTGGSKVLENNVPSTSAAAICMLDAAGAVLIGKTNLHEFAYGATGENGWAGTVVNPHDGTRLAGGSSSGSAAAVAAGIVPFALGTDTGGSCRVPAALCGIAGYKPSYSLISLDGVIPYCWSLDHAGVLATSVEDLELVVRQITKLSPATYSAASLRVALVEGFEQKCEAPVRDALLLTKEQMRRSGATFGAIEVPDQSEARTVSLIIQLAEAVAYHGANLASASDRFGADMRGAMILGQLLPAEKYIQCMRLVGTYRRAFAQNMQNFDVLLTPACPITAPQVGTVEVNIAGETFPIGNALTLFTSFFNLVGAPALVLPVALPSRGLPVAVQIVGAPGSDAQLFETARMIENLLTTTKQSAPTL; from the coding sequence ATGACTAATTTGACCTCAATCAAGGCTATCGCGGCCGCACTCGAGGACGGCAGCCTGTCCGCGGTCGAAATTGTTGAGAACTGCATTGCTGCGGCGGAGCGGACCAATCCCTCGCTGCGGAGCTTTATTACGGTGGCAACGGACCACGCGCTGCTCCAGGCGAGGAAAGCTGATGCGCGGCGAAGGGCAAGCCGCGCCCTGGGCCCGCTTGATGGAATTCCTTATGCCGTGAAGGACATGTTCGAAACCCGCGGCATCCGAACCACCGGTGGCAGCAAGGTGCTAGAGAACAATGTACCGAGCACGTCGGCGGCGGCGATTTGCATGCTCGACGCAGCCGGGGCCGTCCTCATCGGCAAGACCAATCTCCACGAATTCGCCTATGGCGCGACCGGCGAGAACGGCTGGGCCGGAACGGTCGTCAACCCGCATGACGGGACAAGGCTGGCCGGGGGCTCAAGCAGTGGCTCCGCAGCAGCGGTCGCGGCTGGCATCGTGCCATTCGCGCTTGGCACGGACACAGGCGGCTCGTGTCGCGTTCCGGCTGCGCTCTGCGGCATTGCCGGGTACAAGCCGAGCTATAGCCTGATCAGTCTCGACGGCGTTATCCCCTATTGCTGGTCGCTGGACCATGCCGGCGTACTGGCGACCTCAGTTGAGGACCTGGAGCTTGTCGTGAGGCAGATCACAAAACTCTCGCCAGCGACATATTCCGCCGCGTCGCTGAGAGTTGCCTTAGTCGAGGGCTTCGAGCAGAAATGCGAGGCGCCGGTGCGCGACGCGCTCCTCTTAACCAAGGAGCAGATGCGGCGGTCGGGGGCCACTTTCGGTGCGATCGAAGTCCCGGACCAGTCGGAGGCACGTACAGTTTCATTGATAATTCAATTGGCCGAAGCCGTTGCCTACCACGGCGCCAATCTCGCCAGCGCGAGCGACCGATTCGGTGCCGATATGCGCGGCGCCATGATACTGGGGCAGTTGCTGCCTGCAGAAAAGTATATCCAGTGTATGCGCTTGGTAGGAACTTACAGGCGAGCCTTTGCGCAGAACATGCAGAATTTCGACGTCCTGCTGACACCTGCCTGCCCGATTACGGCGCCGCAAGTCGGGACTGTCGAGGTGAACATTGCCGGGGAGACTTTTCCGATTGGAAATGCGCTTACGCTGTTTACTTCATTTTTCAATCTGGTAGGCGCGCCTGCGCTAGTCCTGCCGGTCGCCTTGCCGAGCCGTGGCCTGCCCGTCGCTGTGCAGATTGTTGGCGCACCCGGATCCGATGCTCAGCTCTTCGAGACCGCCCGTATGATTGAAAACCTACTGACAACCACAAAGCAGTCCGCACCTACACTATGA
- a CDS encoding ATP-grasp domain-containing protein, producing MRVAIARNNDHMGVINRFGQSCREEYDRNAVDRIVAALQEGGHETLLCEADKGLLATLERFMPPDPQAPPAGIVFNLANGIQGECRLSHVPAMLELAGVPYTGAGPLGNALALDKVITKTLMRDRGVPTPNFRVMRRSTETTCDLRFPVVVKPRSESTSFGLQIAHEPAQLRQAVEAIVTQYAQDALVEEYIEGREIYVGLLGNGEPETLPLVEQDFGDREMRIFTNDDKERMALAPICPAQVDSRLATMLRDMSVATFRACQCRDYARVDIRIDRSGQPFVLEINSIPALRGIYVQAASAAGYSFSSLINRILDVAHTRYFGVGAPQSERASTRDASAPN from the coding sequence ATGCGAGTAGCCATCGCGCGGAATAATGATCACATGGGTGTGATCAACCGATTCGGTCAATCTTGTCGTGAGGAGTACGATCGCAACGCGGTCGACCGAATAGTAGCGGCCCTGCAGGAAGGCGGCCACGAAACATTGCTCTGTGAAGCCGACAAGGGACTACTCGCCACGCTCGAACGGTTTATGCCACCTGATCCGCAAGCTCCGCCCGCCGGCATCGTCTTCAATTTGGCGAACGGAATTCAGGGGGAGTGCCGGTTGTCCCACGTTCCGGCCATGCTCGAGTTGGCGGGAGTGCCCTACACTGGTGCGGGACCGCTTGGGAACGCGCTGGCGCTCGACAAGGTGATCACCAAGACGCTGATGCGCGATCGCGGCGTGCCGACACCGAACTTTCGTGTCATGCGCCGCAGCACCGAAACAACCTGCGATTTGCGATTCCCCGTGGTGGTAAAGCCCCGTTCCGAGTCCACCAGCTTCGGATTGCAGATCGCACATGAGCCCGCTCAGCTGAGGCAGGCAGTAGAAGCGATCGTGACGCAGTATGCGCAGGATGCGCTTGTCGAAGAATACATCGAGGGGCGGGAAATTTATGTTGGCCTGTTGGGAAACGGGGAGCCCGAAACCCTGCCGCTGGTAGAGCAGGATTTCGGCGACCGCGAAATGCGCATCTTTACTAACGACGACAAAGAGCGCATGGCGCTCGCGCCTATTTGCCCGGCACAAGTCGATAGCAGGCTTGCGACAATGCTGCGGGATATGTCGGTCGCGACGTTCCGTGCGTGCCAGTGTCGCGACTATGCCCGCGTCGACATTCGGATCGACCGCTCTGGCCAACCATTTGTACTGGAGATCAACTCGATACCGGCGCTGCGCGGCATTTATGTTCAGGCCGCGAGCGCCGCCGGATATAGCTTCTCGAGCTTGATCAATCGCATCCTCGATGTGGCCCATACGCGATATTTCGGGGTCGGCGCCCCCCAGTCGGAACGCGCGTCGACTCGCGACGCAAGTGCTCCGAATTAG
- a CDS encoding acetyl-CoA carboxylase biotin carboxylase subunit family protein, which produces MARRTLILLEGTRSNGLRYVQAAQRLGLHPITLSADPAQYDYLAAECNEAIHVDTDNQDALIRECARLRATRDVAGITSAEETVYATVGALCRHFDLPGPNPASIERCCDKFAQRQILAEVGVPIPAYHLAANATDVESAAADIGLPVILKPAVGRGSSGVRLCRNIDELAQHTAYLLGGKHTWRSSPRILVEEFAQGRYYCAHIMGDELIAIAAASFGPPPHFVFREGIFPAPLTDDEHARIADVSLNCLRALDLGWGPTNIELRWTKRGPVVIEVNPRISGGPHSIQAAYGIDLVTEHIKLVIGDETDLRRKHSHTAAWRSLIPDRDGVLDWIDGDGRAAAVPGVTEVKLFVKPKMPIVRKGDYRDSIGHVMAASPSRARTAAILQRAVDLINWSITPFPTPGEQEQSPVHEPLPSARGAW; this is translated from the coding sequence ATGGCAAGAAGAACGCTCATCCTGCTTGAAGGCACAAGGAGCAACGGTCTCCGATACGTCCAAGCGGCACAGCGTCTTGGTCTTCATCCAATTACCCTGTCTGCGGATCCAGCTCAGTACGACTATCTTGCGGCAGAATGCAACGAGGCAATCCATGTCGATACAGACAATCAAGATGCGCTGATCCGCGAATGCGCCCGGCTACGTGCGACCCGTGACGTTGCCGGTATTACGAGCGCCGAGGAAACAGTCTATGCGACAGTTGGCGCGCTCTGTCGGCATTTCGATCTACCGGGACCAAATCCCGCGTCGATTGAGCGATGCTGCGACAAATTCGCTCAACGTCAGATCCTCGCGGAGGTAGGCGTTCCAATACCTGCTTATCACTTGGCGGCGAATGCTACGGACGTAGAAAGCGCTGCCGCAGATATCGGCCTACCGGTAATTCTTAAGCCAGCCGTAGGCCGCGGCAGCAGCGGTGTCCGATTGTGCCGCAACATCGATGAGTTAGCCCAACACACGGCCTATCTACTGGGCGGGAAGCATACATGGCGGTCCTCGCCAAGGATACTGGTCGAAGAATTCGCACAAGGCCGCTATTATTGCGCCCATATAATGGGAGATGAGTTAATTGCGATTGCCGCCGCCAGCTTCGGCCCCCCGCCGCATTTCGTGTTCCGTGAGGGCATCTTCCCAGCCCCGCTGACTGATGACGAGCATGCGCGCATCGCCGATGTTTCGCTGAACTGTTTGCGAGCTCTCGATCTTGGTTGGGGGCCAACGAACATTGAACTCCGGTGGACGAAGCGTGGCCCAGTCGTCATTGAAGTCAATCCGCGTATTTCTGGAGGTCCTCACTCGATTCAGGCGGCTTACGGTATTGATCTCGTCACCGAGCACATCAAGCTTGTCATCGGCGACGAAACGGATTTGCGCCGAAAGCATTCGCACACTGCGGCTTGGCGCTCCCTAATCCCTGATCGCGATGGCGTCCTCGATTGGATTGATGGCGACGGTCGGGCCGCTGCTGTGCCAGGTGTCACCGAGGTCAAACTGTTTGTTAAACCCAAGATGCCGATCGTCAGGAAAGGAGATTACCGAGACTCTATAGGACACGTCATGGCCGCTTCACCTAGCCGTGCCCGGACCGCGGCGATACTTCAGCGTGCCGTCGACTTGATCAATTGGTCAATCACGCCATTTCCGACTCCAGGCGAACAGGAACAATCTCCGGTCCACGAGCCCTTACCAAGTGCACGCGGCGCCTGGTAG
- a CDS encoding prephenate/arogenate dehydrogenase family protein: MSKPLFEKIALVGIGLIGSSLARVIRREGLAGHIAIATRSAETLKRAEELKLGDGYTTDAKGAVRGADFVIVSVPVGASGAVAEEIAPALKKGAILTDVGSTKTSVIAQMQPFVPEGVHFIPGHPLAGTEKSGPDAGFAELFENRWCIFTPLEDTDPAALEKLSEFWRRCGSNIDTMDPQHHDMTLAIVSHLPHIIAYSIVGTANDVETVAQSKVIKYSASGFRDFTRLAASDPTMWRDVCLHNRDAILEMLGRFSEDLASLQRAIRWSEADKLFGLFTRTRAIRSSIIEAGQDIDMPDFGRQAIGRPQIAQQQQYRAPGVCLIPSPAAGP, translated from the coding sequence ATGTCGAAACCCTTGTTTGAAAAGATCGCCTTGGTCGGCATCGGCTTGATCGGCTCTTCGCTGGCGCGCGTCATACGCCGCGAGGGGCTAGCCGGCCATATAGCCATTGCAACTCGTAGCGCCGAGACCCTAAAGCGCGCCGAGGAGTTGAAACTCGGCGATGGCTACACGACCGACGCGAAGGGAGCGGTGCGCGGGGCCGACTTCGTCATCGTCTCAGTGCCCGTCGGTGCTTCCGGCGCCGTGGCTGAGGAGATCGCACCAGCGCTTAAGAAGGGCGCTATCCTCACCGATGTCGGATCCACTAAAACCTCCGTGATCGCTCAGATGCAGCCCTTCGTGCCGGAGGGCGTACATTTCATTCCCGGCCATCCGCTGGCCGGCACGGAGAAGTCAGGCCCTGATGCGGGTTTTGCCGAACTGTTCGAGAACCGCTGGTGCATCTTCACGCCGCTGGAAGACACCGACCCCGCCGCGCTGGAGAAGCTCTCCGAATTCTGGCGCCGCTGCGGCTCCAACATCGACACGATGGACCCGCAGCACCACGACATGACACTGGCGATCGTCTCGCACCTGCCCCACATCATCGCCTACAGCATCGTCGGCACGGCAAATGACGTGGAGACGGTCGCACAAAGCAAGGTCATCAAATATTCGGCCTCGGGTTTCCGCGATTTCACTCGCCTCGCCGCTTCCGACCCCACAATGTGGCGCGACGTATGCCTGCACAACCGCGACGCGATCCTCGAAATGCTGGGGCGCTTTTCGGAGGATCTCGCATCCCTGCAGAGGGCGATTCGCTGGAGCGAAGCTGACAAGCTGTTCGGCCTCTTTACCCGCACGCGCGCCATCCGCAGTTCGATCATCGAGGCGGGGCAGGATATCGACATGCCCGATTTCGGCCGTCAGGCAATCGGGCGTCCGCAGATCGCGCAACAGCAGCAGTATAGGGCTCCGGGCGTCTGCCTCATACCCAGCCCCGCAGCGGGGCCATAA